The Penicillium psychrofluorescens genome assembly, chromosome: 2 nucleotide sequence aaaaTATCGGATATAGTGTGATTGTGCCTAGGGTATACTATCTACTTGTCGGCCTTTTCAAGAAGAGTTTCGATAGCTTTAATGGATCCCTCCAAATTCTGAAGGATCATCTGATGTCCAACGCCCTCAAGGACATCCACCCACGCATTGTCTCCAATCAACCCCTGTAGTCCCACGGATCTTTCTGGAGGAGAGATGATGTCGCCGCTTCCTGCCAAAAGCAAAGTCGGGGCACTGATCAGGCTGTAATCCGGATCAAGATGATCAAGACCTGCGACCGCTTCACATGCTCTGGCATAGGATTCGGCGTCACAGCTAGCCACTGCTTCTCGAACTTTCTGGCGGAGCTCGGGTTCGACCGTTCCTTGTAACGGGAAATTGGAGGTAGATGCTGTCTCCGCTGCAGCTTGAATCCCTTCTGTGCGCGTTTTGGTCGCTAGACCTAGCATACGCTCTCTTGCGGCGGGAATGTGGGCGACTGAGCGACCTGCTCCAAGCAGGGCGAGGCCTCGAATCTGATCTGGGTGTCTCGAGGCGTAGTGCATTGAGACGATAGCCCCGAGGCTGTGGCCGATGAAGAGCAATTTCCCCCCGGAAGAGTCCCCAGCAGGACCTTGCAGAGATGCCACGAGATGTTCCAGGTTGTCGACATAGCGGGGGAGAGAAAGCGTAGTGTCAGGCGAAGATAAAGTGGTTTTGCCGAATCCCTCGAAATCAACGCAGACCAGGCGGTTGATCTGTGGCGACAGAGACTGTAAAATTGGCCGGAATGTCTCGGTCGATCCACCTAGTccgtgaagaagaataatgaGAGGGCCTGATGGGTTACCCGTTTGGGTGAAATGTAGGTTTGTGCCGTTGGGTGTCTTGTGATAGAATGATGTAGAGGATGGATCCATGTTGAAAAATGGGACTCGAAGCGAATAGGTAATTACTGCAAATCGATCTTGAGGTAGCTTGAAAACTACAAGAGAAGAGGAATTCAATAGAAATGAAATTACTATTCTACTAAGGCGGGCCCGATCAACGGGTCCGTCCACGGCCGAGGTGCCCATCCATATCCGCTCTGCGGCCGTCCATTTGCCTGCCAAATCCAATCAGATATCACCTTGGAATAGATGTCCAGATAAAAAGGACAAAAAAACCAATGTAAGCAAAGTATCCGTACATTGGGTAAATAATCTTTAACATGGTTTTTGCTGTCTCTACCACTGCCACTGAGGCCGAGGCCCCTAAGGTCCTGACTGTTCGCGAGGTCTACCAACCTCCGTCGGCGGCCAATAGCAATGGACGCGTGGTGCCCATCAAGCATGACAACAAGGCAGACTTTGGAGCCGAGATCTATGGTATTGATCTTAACAACTTCACTTCGGCCGATTTTGCCCTCATCTCTGATGCCCTCCATCGCCACAAGCTCCTGGTTTTCAAAGAGCAGCCGCAAATGCTGACACCACAACAGCAATATCGACTTACCTCATGGTATGCTACCCATAGTCTATATTCTCATTTATATTCATCATTTACTGATCTTTGCTTCTCCTTTAGCTTTGACCCTGACGAGAAGACGGGGGGTTTCGCTCACGGCGCCGACCCTGTACTTCTGTCGGAAAATGGAGTCACCATCTATGGTCTTCCCAACCGGCCAGCTATTAACGCCCAGCCCCAGGTTCATATTCTAGGGCGTGGTGAAGTTCCTCAAGACCATTTCGATTTTCCGCCAGGTTTCAAAGTGAAGGGCATTGACCATGTCAActtccatcttccaccaCACACCCcacaggaagaaagagatgcAGGCTCCAGTCGATTTTATCAGTGGCACTGGGATGGCTCTCTGTATAAGATTCCTCCGCCACGAGTAGGCTGTCTGCTGGCTGTACGCACACCGAAAGGCCCCGACGTTACTGTTCACTGGGGTGATGGTACTGGGAGAACGATGGACATCGCACCCGGTGCTACTGCTATGATAGCGGGATCGCGGGCACTACAGGTCTTGGAACCAGAACTGCGCGAGATTGTCTTGCACAGTCGTATCGAGTACGCACCGCACGCATTCCAGTGGATGTCAACTGCGCGCAGCACTAAACTCGGTCATCTTATCGAAACGGAGGGGCGCGAGATGCCACTAGACAAACTTTCGCCGTGGACAGAGGATGGAATTTGCGTTTACCCCATGGTGTGGACCAACCCCGTGACTGGGGAGAAGTCCCTTCAAGTCCATGGCCAAGGTGCTTTCAAGTTGTATCTTAAGAACAAACCAGACGGGGAAGAGACGGTGGTCACCGACCTGAAGGAGGTCCGCGCCTTTATGGACAAGTAAGTTTCTCTATTTTTGGCGTTAGGGATCCGTGATGAGCTGACTAGCGACCGCAGGATTATGAGTCCAGTCTTGTCGCCGGAGAATATTTACGCGCATCCTCATCAGGAGCAAGATGTCATCCTCTGGTACAACCGGGCCTTATGGCACAGTATAGTGAGTGTTTTCTTGTATGTCTCTCGCGAAAATGAATCCTAACTATTCACAGACTGAGTTCCCCGAGTCTTACGGACCGCGAATCATGCACCAGTGTAACATTGCAGCGTCGGACCACCCTTCAATGTAGGAAGATGCCTCATCATGTCCTTATGAGCATAGATTATCGCTTGCTAAATGTGATATGTTACTCTTTAATTGAATGCTTGATAGTTGCTCACGAGGAGTATGTAATTGTTGCGAGCGCCTGCAGAAGACGGCTCCTCGACCGGAGTTCGTAACTGATAATGATTTCCACCTGCTTAGCGTATGTCCGCCTAGCTATTCTCAAGTGTTAGTGTTGAAAAGTTTTGCAGCTCCTATAGATTTCTAGCAGGAGAAGGACCAGAGGCATATGAGAACTGAAGGGGGTGGGCGCTTAGGTTGCTTATTGAGTAGCTCAGAGCCCGCTCAGGGCCAGCTCAGAGTGCTCAGCGAACGCCTCACTCCGTGAGCTTATGCCCGAGGTGGCAGGTTTACCGTCCGTGTTATTATATTTTGAAGGTTCCCAGCAAGCACGGCACATCGCTTCAACCGACGTCATGATCCAAATCCAAACCCCGGCTCATCGGCGACTCGGGGATTGACCACTACACTGCATTTAGCACAAGAGGGCAAGTTCAATCAAGCTCGACCAATAATTTAATTTTGTGCTGTAAGCCACCAGACTGGAATGTGGGGTTGACAGCCGATCGCCGCGAAAGGGTCTTCCTTTTTGTGACTTAAACGAAAACTTCGTGCCGTGAACCGAGCGAGGTGAACCGAGCGCTCCGTCTCCATTCAATCTCGGCCGACAATCCGATCCAACGCAGGCAGTCATATCCAGCGAGGAGTCATCGTTGAacaattttttttttctattgGATTTGTGTTTAATCGCAATTTGCTTTTTCTAGCAGAGAGTTGGTTATATTCGAACGGAAAATGACAGCGGACGTGGGCGGGAACGTCGGCAAGACATCGGAAGCAGCCGAATCACAATACGATTTTGAAAATCTCGTCGAACCACCCATGTCTGCGACAAAAGAACTATCCAAACATGATCGcgggtggaggagggtggtTCGCAACTTTACGCCTTCGTACTTAGTCCCCCATTCCCCTCTGTCAACACAACACACGGAATCGTGCTAACAGTCCTCGAACAGATGGTTCTCCGTCACAATGGGCACGGGGATCGTGTCTATATTACTACACAACTTACCCTATAACGGAATCTGGCTATACTGGATCTCCGTTGTGATTTTCGCGCTGAACGTCGTGCTCTTCGTGACGGGGTGTGTTATCAGCGCGCTGCGCTATATTTTGTATCCTGAGGTGTTCGGGGTTATGATCACGCACTCGGTGCAGTCGATGTTCATCGGCACCTTCCCCATGGGCCTGACCACGATCATCAACATGATCTGTTTTGTCTGCGTGCCCGTCTGGGGCGAGTGGGTGCCGTACTTTGCTTGGGGGTTGTGGATCTTTGATGCGGCTGTTTCGGTGTTGACGGCCGTGTCGTTGCCGTTTCTCCTGTGAGTATTTATTTCTCTTATAGGTTGTTGTTACTGTGCATCATCATGTCGCTGACCAGCATGGTATGTAGCATGGCACACGGCGGAGAAACACATCTGTCGTCCATGACGGCCGTGTGGCTTCTCCCCATTGTGACCTGTGTCGTCGGGGCTTCTTCCGGAGCCATTGTGGCGGAAGTGCTCCCGAACACGCAGTACGCGCTGTGGACGATCCTCGTGAGCTATATTCTGTGGGGGATCGGAGTTCCGCTCGcgttgatggtgatggtgatctATCTCCAGCGACTAACACTGCACAAGCTGCCTCCAAAGGCAGTTATTGTAAGCATGTTTTTACCTCTTGGCCCGCTCGGCCAGGGTGGATACGGGTGAGTCCTCGTTCCGGCCTTTTAG carries:
- a CDS encoding uncharacterized protein (ID:PFLUO_003459-T1.cds;~source:funannotate): MGTGIVSILLHNLPYNGIWLYWISVVIFALNVVLFVTGCVISALRYILYPEVFGVMITHSVQSMFIGTFPMGLTTIINMICFVCVPVWGEWVPYFAWGLWIFDAAVSVLTAVSLPFLLMAHGGETHLSSMTAVWLLPIVTCVVGASSGAIVAEVLPNTQYALWTILVSYILWGIGVPLALMVMVIYLQRLTLHKLPPKAVIVSMFLPLGPLGQGGYGAMKLGQCAQAIFPQTHTLEQASGPMFYTIGFLVALILWSFGLVWLFFASASIARSRTFPFNIGWWGFTFPLGVFASSTCQLGSELPSRFFDVLGTILSLCVVGLWIMVSIGTLKGVVSGKLFLAPCLADLRVPEDDKNKDGGKAA
- a CDS encoding uncharacterized protein (ID:PFLUO_003458-T1.cds;~source:funannotate) produces the protein MVFAVSTTATEAEAPKVLTVREVYQPPSAANSNGRVVPIKHDNKADFGAEIYGIDLNNFTSADFALISDALHRHKLLVFKEQPQMLTPQQQYRLTSCFDPDEKTGGFAHGADPVLLSENGVTIYGLPNRPAINAQPQVHILGRGEVPQDHFDFPPGFKVKGIDHVNFHLPPHTPQEERDAGSSRFYQWHWDGSLYKIPPPRVGCLLAVRTPKGPDVTVHWGDGTGRTMDIAPGATAMIAGSRALQVLEPELREIVLHSRIEYAPHAFQWMSTARSTKLGHLIETEGREMPLDKLSPWTEDGICVYPMVWTNPVTGEKSLQVHGQGAFKLYLKNKPDGEETVVTDLKEVRAFMDK
- a CDS encoding uncharacterized protein (ID:PFLUO_003457-T1.cds;~source:funannotate) codes for the protein MDPSSTSFYHKTPNGTNLHFTQTGNPSGPLIILLHGLGGSTETFRPILQSLSPQINRLVCVDFEGFGKTTLSSPDTTLSLPRYVDNLEHLVASLQGPAGDSSGGKLLFIGHSLGAIVSMHYASRHPDQIRGLALLGAGRSVAHIPAARERMLGLATKTRTEGIQAAAETASTSNFPLQGTVEPELRQKVREAVASCDAESYARACEAVAGLDHLDPDYSLISAPTLLLAGSGDIISPPERSVGLQGLIGDNAWVDVLEGVGHQMILQNLEGSIKAIETLLEKADK